The window ACCCAGTCTACGTAGGGGCTTTCAACCTTACTTTCCGAAACTAAGATGGTCTTCATCCCTAGTAATTTTGCCGGTTTAACTTCCTCCTCCACGCGGTCGCCCATGTAGATGGCTTCGCTAGCTTTAACCCCTAAGGCTTCGAGGGCCTTAAGGTAGGGTTTAGGGCTGGTTTTAGGCTCGGTATCGCTACTGGTTATTAGTGCGTCGACGCTTTCAGGAGGTAGTTGGAGCGCCTCCATGGTTTTAAGCGCGTGAGGCCTACCGGAGTTAGTTATGATGGCCACCTTTAACCCCATGGCGTGAAGGGCATCCATTAACCCCTTAATCCTAGTGTCTGGCTTTAGGAACTTTGAGTAGTTAAGCCTTTTAGAGAGTTCCTCGTAAAAGTAGTGCCTTGAAACCCCTATGAGCTCGATGGCCTGGGTTAACGTTACGCAGGCCTTCCTCGCCTCCATTAGCCTTCGCTCCGCGTGATCTTCGGTAACGCCTAGCTTCTCCGAGATTATTTCAAGGGTTTTACGCTTAATCTCAGCCTCGTAAGGCTTCGACCTGTAGAGGGTTCCATCTAGGTCTGTTAGAACGGCCTTTACGGTCATAGAGGTCCATCCATTAGATCCTTCGCTTACCTCCACTACGAGCCTATTTAAACCTTAACTTAAGGTTCGCGTCATACACGAGGGCTTACGATGGGGTATTTTGCGGCTTAGAAGGATGGATTGAAGCCGTCTTCGAGGCTAAAGCCCCTACTGGAGGTATAGGTTTCACTTTTCAACCTATATTCCTACTGGAGTTTTGGATGGAAAAATTCTTAATAGGCTGGCTTCAAAACCTAGGGGAAGGCCCCTTAAAGTACGTATGGATGGCCGGGGTCTATTAACGTAGGTAGGTGTACTTAGTTTATGAGTACGCGGCCCCGTATTGGGGTACTTGTTAAGGCGGCTTTAAACGTAGGGCAACTCCTCGTTGAGGATGGGAAGCCCCTATTGGAAAGTACTCCTTTAAAGATTAGCGATATCGATCGGAACGCCGTTGAGGAGGCTGTAAGAATTAAGGAGAGGCTGGGGGGGTTTATCTCGGCTTTTTCAGCCCTTACTTGGGGTCCTCTCGATAAGAGGGTGGAGGAGGGTAAAGCGGTTCTTAGGGAGGGTCTGGCTATGGGTGTTGACGAGGCTTATCTAATAGTTGACGGAAGACTGGTTGGCGCTGATAGCTTCTTAGTGGGTACGGCTATCTCTACCGCTATTAAGAGGCTTGGAGGGGTTGACGTTATTCTTGCCGGTGAAGGCTCCATAGACGATTACGCCGGCCAGGTTGGGCCTAGGGTTGCTGAAGAGCTAGGTATACCCGTTGTTTCTTACGCTAGGAGGATCGATGTTAAGGATAAGGCTTTGGTGGTGGAAAGGGATTTAGAGGGGCATATCGAGGTTGTTGAGGTTAAGCCACCGGCTTTTGTCTCCGTTACGAGGGAGATAAACCTACCTCGCTTACCTACGTCGTTACAGGTTAGAATGGCGTTTAGGAAGCCGTTGAAGGTCTTAAGCCTTTCGGACTTAGGGGTTGAAGCTAAGGCTTTAACCAGTACGGTTAGTTTGAAGGGTCTACAAGTGAGACGTAAAAAGGTGGCTATTAAGGGGGATGACGTTAACGCGTTAGCCGAAAACCTAGTGAAGGAACTATTGAAGGAAGGCGTTCTATGAGGTGGCGTATTTGAAGCTGCTAACCGTATTAAGGTTTAAAGCTGATTTAGAGCTTTTAGGGTTCGCTAAAAGGTTGATGGAGTTAGGCGTTAACCCCGTGGTTGAAGCCTTAATTTTCGGAGGAGATTTAGAGGAAGCGCAGGACTATGTAGTTAGGGGCGCTAGGAAGGTATACGTGGTTGAAGGTGACCCTCGAAACCTTGATTGGCTATTAGCTTCAATACTTAAAGCCTTCGAACTATCTAAGCCTGATTACCTACTGCTTTTAAGCGATAAGAATGGTAAGGAGGTTGGTGCTAGGGTTGCTCAACGCTTAAAGGCGGGGTCCATAGCGGATGTAGTTGACGTAGTAAGGGTAAACGGCGAGATAAGTTTCGTTAGAATAGTTTTAAGTGGTAAAGCGATATCCTACGAGAAGTCCGTTACGCCTACCGTAATCCTAGTTTCACCTAGGAAGTTCGAACCGCCGCCTCCACAGCAACAGCTAGGTGAAGTCTTAAGCTTAAAGGTGCCTAAGCCGGATGAAAGGGTTAAGGTCGTTAGGATCGAGGAGAAGAGGAAGGCTGAGTTAAAGCTTGAAGAGGCCGAGTTCATAGTGGCCGTCGGCCGAGGGTTAAAGAGGCAGGAGGACCTTAAAATTGTTCAGGAGCTAGCTCAGCTATTAGGGGCGCAGGTTGGCTGTACTAGGCCTATAGCCGCCGATATGGGCTGGCTACCTGAATGGATCGGCTTCTCCGGTAAGAAGGTTAAACCTAGGCTTTACCTAGCCTTAGGCATATCTGGGCAGACGCAGCACGTAACTGGGATTATGGACTCGAAGGTTGTAGTAGCCGTCAATAAGGACGTGAAGGCGCCAATCTTCGACTACGCGGATTACTACGTGGTAAGCGACCTCTACGAGTACGTTCCAGCCTTAATAAAGGCGTTAAAAAGGCTGAGTAGGAAAGAAGCTTGAAGGCCTTTAGGGTTTAAGGATTCACTCCGTAAAACTCGATACTGGGTTATGCTGTCTTATAACGCCTCGAAGACTATTTCGGCTATATCTTTAACCTCGACCTTCCCCTCTAACCCCTCAATCTTTAAGGCGTCCGATAGCATTAATAGGCAGAAGGGGCATTGAGTCGCTATAAGGTTAGCGCCAGTCTTAACTAGTTCTCTAAGCCTTAATACGCTTATCCGCTCCCTTTCGGGGACATCATACCAGTAGTTGGCTCCTCCAGCACCACAACAGAATGTTTCGTGTTTCGTTCTTTCGGGTTCTATGATTCGCATTTTTAAGCCTAGGCTTAAAACGCTCCTATAAGGTCTTGTCGCCGCGTTATACCTAGATAGGTAGCAAGGGTCGTGAATAGTGATAATTCCTGTCCGCTGGTTAAGCTTTAACCTACCGGTTTTAATTAGGTTGTCCAGTAGCTCGGAATGGTGTATAACTTGAAGCCTAACCCCGAAGCTAGGGTATTCGTTTTTAAACGTATTATAGCAGTGGGGGCATAGTACTAGTAGGTTCTTAACGTTATACTTGGTGAAGAGCTCCGTATTAGTGAGGACGAACTCCTGAAACCTCCCCTCTTCACCTAGCCTTCGTGCTGGATCGCCGCAGCAGGTTTCATTCGACCTTAGGGTGGCCACTTTTACCCCCGCCTTCTCCAATAAGGCCGCTAAGGATTGGACTACGAGTCTTATTCTTCCATCGTATGAGGCTAAACAGCCTAGCCATAAAACGTAGTCGCTGTTAGGTGCTTCATCCAAGCTCCTTACGTTCAGCTCTGAAAGCCAGCGATGCCTATCGGCTTGCGGTAAGCCTAACGAGTTATTCGAGTAAGCCAAGTTTTGTAGTAGGCTTTGCTTCTTAACGTCGACCTTGCCGCTCGCTACTAGCCATCTCCTAAGCTCCACGATAAGGTCCACATGGTTAATCCTCACCGGACACGCGTATAGACATGCTCCGCAGGTTGTACAGGACCATACTTCATCCTCACCTACCGCGTCGTCTACGATCTTGAATGATGCCTTAGCTTTCAACCCTTCAACCACTTTACTCCTAATCCTCCTAATGAAGCCGCTTGGAAGTAGCTGCCTACCGGATTCGGCGGCGGGGCAACGTCGATCGCACCTACCGCAGTTCATGCAGCAATCCATCATTAACCGCTTATCCCATGGAACGTCCTTAACCTCACCGTAGCCGACCTTAAGCCCTTCAACACCTCCTTCGAGGAGGGCCTTAAGGTTAAAGGGGGTTGGTAGTTCCCCTAACACCCGCTTACCGTTTAGGTAGGCGTTGAAGGGGGTAATGATAAGGTGCCAAAGCTTCGTGTAAGGCGTAGCAGCTATGAGCGTTAAGGCGATTACCGCGTGGAACCACCATAAGGCTACATGGACGTTAGGCTCCGCTAACCTTAAGCTAACGCACAGGTAAGCGAAGAAGCTACCTATCGGCGTCCACGAGGACCATGAAGGGTTTAGTACCGCTATTCTAACCCCTCTAACCATAAAGCCTGAAAGGGCGCAAATCATGATCAACAGTAGGATCACGTAGTCTTCAGCCTTAGACTCTAGGTATTTAGGCTTAAGGAAAAGCCTCCTCCACATCGCCACTAGGACGCCGAAGATTAGTAGGCCGCCGCCGAAAACGTCGTTAATAGCTTTAAAAAGCGTAAGGAAGGTGCCTGCGAGAAGCTTAACCCTTAATATGGGGGTTACTAAGTAGTGGTCGAGGGCGATAGTTAACGTGGATAATCCTAGTATGAGCATACTGTAAAACATTGGAAGGTGGACTAAGGCTCCGTATCCCTCGTTAACTACCCTTCGCTGAAGAAATACGTCTAGGAAAGCCTCTTTTAAACTGCTATCCTTAGCTTTAAAGGCTGAAAAAAAGCTTCTTAAGCTAGGAGGAGCGTAACCTTGAAGCCTTCGGTAAACACCGTAGGAAAACACTCCAACGCTAATGAGCGTTAAAACGTAGAAGAGCGTAGGGGTCCAAGGTGGGAGCAATAGGAATTCGACGTATTGCTGGCCGCCTTCAATCATCAAGAACGCCTTCACACTCGGTGACGAAGATGAAGTTTAAAAACTTTTACGAAGAATTGATGTTGGGGGTTCGTGTATGTATAACCCTATTGAGGAGGCCGTTAGGCTTGAAAGGCTCGTAGTTAACGGGTTGCTACGTAAGTATTATAGGCCTGTAAGGGCTGGCCGTTGGTACGGTGGAAAGCGGTAATCGTTAAGCCGCCCGCTATCGCCACGGCCGATTGTGTAGGATGCCCTTTGAAATGCGTTTTCTGCTGGAGTAATGCTCCGAGGGATAATCCATCCTCTATTGGTAGGTTTTACAGCCCCCATGAAATATTTAAGGGGTTAGATGCATGCGCTAAGAAGCACGGTTATACGCAGTTAAGGGTTAGCGGTAACGAGCCTACGTTAGGTAGGGACCATCTATTAAGGCTTTTAGAGTTGGTTGAGGGGCATGGAGGCTACACCTTCATACTTGAGACTAATGGAATACTGCTAGGGTATGATGTGGAGTACGCTAAGGCTTTATCTAGGTTTAGCAGGGTCCATGTACGCGTAAGCCTTAAGGGGACTAATAGTAATGAGTTTGCTATGCTTACGGGAGCCGTACCTGAAGGCTTTGAGCTACAGCTTAAAGCCTTGAAGAACCTGATTAACGCTGGGGTTTCTTGTCATCCGGCTGTTATGCTTAGCTTCAGCACCGATGAAGGATTGAACGAACTCTTAGAGAGGATTAAGGGTATAGACGTAAGCCTAGCGGAAAACCTCGAAGAGGAATACGTATTCCTATATCCCCATGTTGAGAGGAGGCTTAAAGCCGCAGGTATTACGCCTAGGCTTGCTTATTCACCAAGTGACATCCCTAAGGAACTAGTATGAGTTTGGCCGTAAAGCCTGGTTTATGTATTCTACTAAGAGGATTAACGCTTGTTGGAACCTTAACCATTACCTTCTTAACAGCTCATTCGCGGAATGTTTAAAATAGGGTTTTAGCCGGCTTTAAGCGGATCCTTCAGATTTCTCCCTAGCTTTAAGCTTATAGCTACTAATTACGTCTATCTTAGTTACTATACCTACTGGTTTACCCTTATCTACAACTAGTATTGCTGGTCTACCTTTAGATAGGAGTGCTTCGGCCTCTTCTATGGAGGATGATGGGGCTAGCATTGGGAATGGTTCATCTAGGACCGTTTGAACCTTTTGATAGAAGAGTTCTTCAGGCTTTTTACTATGGCCTAAAGCTTTAAGTATGCTATTCTCCTGAATACTGCCAATTACGCTGCCGTTCTTAATTACCGGGAGCTGTGATATGCCGTAGCGCTCCATTAGCTCGACGGCTTTCCTAATGCTTTCGTTAGCCTTAACGCATATAACTGGGCTATGCATGATGTCGGCCACGGTTAAGGACCTCCCACTCGATGAAAGCGCGTTTAATATCCTCCTTAGGGTTGAAGCCCTAGGATCAACGGTGCCAGCTTCTATCCTAGCTATTAAGGACTGGCTTACATTAGCGCGTTTAGCGAGTTCCTTCTGCGTAAGCTTAGCCAGCTTCCTAAGCCTTCGAAGCTCTTCAGGTGTAGGGATGCTAACGCCCAAAAATTTACCCGTAGTAATCTTTGTGGAGCCCACTAATTAATTTAAGCCCTCTAGGTTTAGGTTCAACCCTAATATCTAGTGATACATGGTACCAGTTGGGGCCTACCCGTCTTACTATCCTTCGTCCTTCCACTCGATGTTCAACCTTTAACGCGTTAAGCTTAACGCGAACCTTTCTTTCAACCTTATCCTCGGGGTTTTCATCGCGGTAGGCATGCTCGAAGTCGTGGTAATGAATCCATCCTCCCTTAGGCTTAAGGGCTATTAACGCTACCTCTAAGTATTCGTACGCTTTTAATGGTAGTGGCATAAGAACGCGGTCCGCGGCTTCAACTAGGCTTGACTCAATAATGCTTTTAGCGTCGCCATTAATAACGTGTACTAATCGTCTAACCCCGTTTAGCTTTACGTTCTCCTCGGCGTAACGAGATGCTTCAGGGTTGATATCGATTGAGAATACTTCTACATCTGGTTTATATTTGGCGGCTATTATTGAGAAGCTACCGATACCGGCGAACATGTTGATGATGGTCTCGCCGGGCTTAATTAACCGTGTAATACGCCATCTCTCATAGCTAAGTCTAGGGGTGAAGAAAGTCTTGGTTAGATCTACTTTAAACGTGCATCCATACTCCTTATGGAGGGTTTCGGTACGTTTTTCACCAGCTAACCATTCCACCCCGCGAACCCTATAAGCACCCGAGGTAGGATGTGTATACCTTAAAACCACGTGGACGTACTTAACCATTTTAAGTAGTGACGTAGCTATTAACTCAGCCTTAGCTTCAAGCTCCGGGGGAAGCTTGATGATGGCTATATCCCCCACCACGTCGAGTCGTTTTATAACCCTTTCAGCTGCTTCACGTCCTATCGCATTCTCCACGGCTTTAACCATCAACGTCCGCTTAGGCAAACTTAAACCCCCTTAAGCGTTCGTACGGCTTAAGGCGGACTTAATAGGCAGGTTTTAAAGCTAACATTTTCAGTTTAAACCTATAGAAATAGTCTCCTTCCATCCGTTGAGCTAAGGATTAAAGTTATCTCAAAACCCTTAATAAGAGGTTGATCGGTCAAGTTAAAGAATGGAGTTTTGAGATAACCTCGATTGTTAAAGCTAGTCTAGATAATCTGGCTACGCGTAATAGTATCCCCGGTTCAGGTATTTAATAACGCTTTAACTTACGCTTAATGTGTAAGAAGAATTAAAAGGTAAGAAATGTAAGAAAGCAGAGTTGGCTAGGAATGTCTAAAGGGAGTTTTAGTAGATTGGGGGTTCTGGAGGGTATTAAAGTTCTATTCGAGTTTGAAGGATACGGAGTTGTTAAAGGTGAAATTGTTAGGGTTTTAGCGCCTAGAACCGTTGAAGCGTTATACGCCGCCCTACCTATAAGGTCGCGCGTTTACCGTTGGAGGGAGGGAGTTTACTTTGAAACCTCGGTTGTCCGAGGATTGGAGAAGCCGAGGGTTGAAGTTAACCCTGGCGATATCTGCTATTACGCTAGGAGTAAAGCTGTATGCCTATTCCACGATAAAGCTAAACCGCTAGGAGGGATAACTTTACTGGGACGCGTAGTGGAAAACTTGGAGCTACTACCGAGGGTTAAATCGGGTAGTTTTGTGCTTATGAGGGTGAACTCGACGTTTTAAACGTTAAGCTCTTCTTTAAACCCTATCGTTTAAGTTGGCTGGTTAATCTCCTGCTAAGGGTTTTTACGTTAAAATGGGGGCGGTAAAAATCATGATAAAGAGACGAATCTAGGCTTTTCGCGGATACTTACGATCGGAATTACCATATAGCCTGGCCGTGTACCTTCAGATACTAATATGGTCTCTTTAGGTTCCTCGGCTTTTATAAGTATATAGTTACCCGGTAGCGGTTCGTCCGTCTCATGGAAGTAGAATAGGGGTACGCCGTATAGCTCGTAGAAGTCGTGGAAGACCGCGAAGATACCGTATACGTGTTTATCCTGATGCTTAAAGTGTATAACGTAGACCGGTTGTCCGAGCGCTGCCATTGAAGCCGCGAAGCGCGCGAGGTCGTTTAATCCTTCAACGCGGAGGGCTTCTATAGTTTTTACTTCATGGGCCTTCATAGCTTACCGCCTTAATCGTAATTCATGAACCTTAATAAATCCTTTTTGGAACGCGTATTGTAGTTGCGTTTTTTATGTTGTGACACATTATGTGGTTGTGTTGTAACGCGTTATATAATTGTGTTGTAACATGTATTGTGGTTGTGTTGTAGCGTATTACGTAGTCATGCTGTGACAAGTATTATACGCGTGTAGTATTCGTCTAGAGTATCGCACCTCATAAGTATGGGCTGTTTTTAAGCTTATAGTCTTCTTTAAACCTTGGCCCTGAGCTGGTAGCTGGAGCTTGAGACTTTTGGCATTATGCTTCAGCTTATCGGTAGTAATATCATCAAAGGTTAAGCGTGATCTCTATGGTCAAAGCGTTTGAGGCCTTTATTTGGCTTAACTACTGCATTAACTTCTTTACCGTTAACGTTTTAAGCGGTAAGCTTTGACGTTCACC is drawn from Candidatus Nezhaarchaeales archaeon and contains these coding sequences:
- a CDS encoding HAD family hydrolase; amino-acid sequence: MEVSEGSNGWTSMTVKAVLTDLDGTLYRSKPYEAEIKRKTLEIISEKLGVTEDHAERRLMEARKACVTLTQAIELIGVSRHYFYEELSKRLNYSKFLKPDTRIKGLMDALHAMGLKVAIITNSGRPHALKTMEALQLPPESVDALITSSDTEPKTSPKPYLKALEALGVKASEAIYMGDRVEEEVKPAKLLGMKTILVSESKVESPYVDWVIDTPFRIIDLLKDLMSG
- a CDS encoding electron transfer flavoprotein subunit beta/FixA family protein, with protein sequence MSTRPRIGVLVKAALNVGQLLVEDGKPLLESTPLKISDIDRNAVEEAVRIKERLGGFISAFSALTWGPLDKRVEEGKAVLREGLAMGVDEAYLIVDGRLVGADSFLVGTAISTAIKRLGGVDVILAGEGSIDDYAGQVGPRVAEELGIPVVSYARRIDVKDKALVVERDLEGHIEVVEVKPPAFVSVTREINLPRLPTSLQVRMAFRKPLKVLSLSDLGVEAKALTSTVSLKGLQVRRKKVAIKGDDVNALAENLVKELLKEGVL
- a CDS encoding electron transfer flavoprotein subunit alpha/FixB family protein, producing the protein MKLLTVLRFKADLELLGFAKRLMELGVNPVVEALIFGGDLEEAQDYVVRGARKVYVVEGDPRNLDWLLASILKAFELSKPDYLLLLSDKNGKEVGARVAQRLKAGSIADVVDVVRVNGEISFVRIVLSGKAISYEKSVTPTVILVSPRKFEPPPPQQQLGEVLSLKVPKPDERVKVVRIEEKRKAELKLEEAEFIVAVGRGLKRQEDLKIVQELAQLLGAQVGCTRPIAADMGWLPEWIGFSGKKVKPRLYLALGISGQTQHVTGIMDSKVVVAVNKDVKAPIFDYADYYVVSDLYEYVPALIKALKRLSRKEA
- a CDS encoding heterodisulfide reductase-related iron-sulfur binding cluster, with the translated sequence MKAFLMIEGGQQYVEFLLLPPWTPTLFYVLTLISVGVFSYGVYRRLQGYAPPSLRSFFSAFKAKDSSLKEAFLDVFLQRRVVNEGYGALVHLPMFYSMLILGLSTLTIALDHYLVTPILRVKLLAGTFLTLFKAINDVFGGGLLIFGVLVAMWRRLFLKPKYLESKAEDYVILLLIMICALSGFMVRGVRIAVLNPSWSSWTPIGSFFAYLCVSLRLAEPNVHVALWWFHAVIALTLIAATPYTKLWHLIITPFNAYLNGKRVLGELPTPFNLKALLEGGVEGLKVGYGEVKDVPWDKRLMMDCCMNCGRCDRRCPAAESGRQLLPSGFIRRIRSKVVEGLKAKASFKIVDDAVGEDEVWSCTTCGACLYACPVRINHVDLIVELRRWLVASGKVDVKKQSLLQNLAYSNNSLGLPQADRHRWLSELNVRSLDEAPNSDYVLWLGCLASYDGRIRLVVQSLAALLEKAGVKVATLRSNETCCGDPARRLGEEGRFQEFVLTNTELFTKYNVKNLLVLCPHCYNTFKNEYPSFGVRLQVIHHSELLDNLIKTGRLKLNQRTGIITIHDPCYLSRYNAATRPYRSVLSLGLKMRIIEPERTKHETFCCGAGGANYWYDVPERERISVLRLRELVKTGANLIATQCPFCLLMLSDALKIEGLEGKVEVKDIAEIVFEAL
- a CDS encoding radical SAM protein — encoded protein: MVRWKAVIVKPPAIATADCVGCPLKCVFCWSNAPRDNPSSIGRFYSPHEIFKGLDACAKKHGYTQLRVSGNEPTLGRDHLLRLLELVEGHGGYTFILETNGILLGYDVEYAKALSRFSRVHVRVSLKGTNSNEFAMLTGAVPEGFELQLKALKNLINAGVSCHPAVMLSFSTDEGLNELLERIKGIDVSLAENLEEEYVFLYPHVERRLKAAGITPRLAYSPSDIPKELV
- a CDS encoding CBS domain-containing protein, which codes for MGVSIPTPEELRRLRKLAKLTQKELAKRANVSQSLIARIEAGTVDPRASTLRRILNALSSSGRSLTVADIMHSPVICVKANESIRKAVELMERYGISQLPVIKNGSVIGSIQENSILKALGHSKKPEELFYQKVQTVLDEPFPMLAPSSSIEEAEALLSKGRPAILVVDKGKPVGIVTKIDVISSYKLKAREKSEGSA
- a CDS encoding class I SAM-dependent methyltransferase family protein, with the translated sequence MPKRTLMVKAVENAIGREAAERVIKRLDVVGDIAIIKLPPELEAKAELIATSLLKMVKYVHVVLRYTHPTSGAYRVRGVEWLAGEKRTETLHKEYGCTFKVDLTKTFFTPRLSYERWRITRLIKPGETIINMFAGIGSFSIIAAKYKPDVEVFSIDINPEASRYAEENVKLNGVRRLVHVINGDAKSIIESSLVEAADRVLMPLPLKAYEYLEVALIALKPKGGWIHYHDFEHAYRDENPEDKVERKVRVKLNALKVEHRVEGRRIVRRVGPNWYHVSLDIRVEPKPRGLKLISGLHKDYYG
- a CDS encoding cyclophilin-like fold protein; this translates as MSKGSFSRLGVLEGIKVLFEFEGYGVVKGEIVRVLAPRTVEALYAALPIRSRVYRWREGVYFETSVVRGLEKPRVEVNPGDICYYARSKAVCLFHDKAKPLGGITLLGRVVENLELLPRVKSGSFVLMRVNSTF